GCGTCATCTGATAGTCGGCTATGACTTTTCCCTGGGGCGCGACCGGGGCGGGCATGTGGAGACGCTGCACCGCCTGGGTGCGGATGCGGGTTTTTGCGTGGAGCAGCTGCAGCCTGTGGTTGTGGACGGCACTGTGGTGAGTTCAACAACGCTGCGCGCGCTTATCGGCGAGGGCAACGTGCGTGAGGCCGCCCGCCTGCTGGGGCGCTTTCACGGGTTCAGCGGCGTCGTCGTGCACGGCGACGGTCGCGGAGCCGGTCTGGGCTTTCCCACGGCCAATCTGGCCCGTCCGCAGGTGGTCATTCCCACCGAGGGCGTCTACGCCACCCTTGCCACGCCTGCCGACGCCGACGGCCATACCTGGCCTGCAGTGACCTGCATAGGGCGCAAACCTACCTTTGGCGACAATGATCTCACCGTGGAAACCTTTTTGCTTGAGGGTGGACGGGATTTTTACGGTCAGGCCATGCGTCTGGATTTTGTGGATCATTTGCGCGGGGAAAAGCGGTTTGACTCCGTGGAGGCCCTCAAGGCGCAAATCGCGGCTGACGTTGACCACGCGCGCCGCATCCTGGCCGCCTTCATCCGCCTGTAGCCTTCACCCGCCTGAAGGATGTTATACGGGTGGCTTTTGGGGCAATATGGGGGTATGATTGAAGCATGATACGCGCTGATCTGCATAATCACACCCTTGCCGCTCACGGCCGCGACACGGTGGCCGCCATGTACGAGGCCGCCAAGGGCAGTCACCTGGAGTGGTACGGTCTCTCCGAACATTCGCCCCTGCCGCCCGGCTATGCCTGCCCGCTATACACCGGCGACCTTACTGTAACTTTTCCCGCCTACGTGGATGCCGTGCTGGCCCTCAAGGAAAGCGCGCCGCCCGAAGGGCCGCGCGTGCTGCTCGGCATGGAACTGGACTGGCTGCCCGTCAATGTGCCCTGGATGCGGAAGGTTTTGGGCCACTATCCCTTTGACTACGTTATCGGCGGTTTGCATTACGTGCAGGACGTGCCTGTGGGTTCGCCGCGAAGCTGGGGAGAGGGCCTTGCACTGCCGCAGCGCTTTGCACGCTATGACGCCTATTATGAGGAAATGGCCCGCCTGGCCGCCAGCGGCCTGGTGGATGTGGTGGCCCACCCGGATTTTATCAAGGCCTGCTGCTATGACGATTTTCAGGCATGGCTCAAACAGCCCGGCAGTCTTGATCTCATAGCTGGCGCGCTTACCGCCATGCGCGACTCCGATACGGCCATGGAAGTTTCCTCCGCCGGACTGCGCAAACCCTTCCACGAGCCGTATCCCGGCCCCGCCATAATGGAAATCGCCGCTGACCTCGGTTTGACCATCAGTTTTGGCTCCGATGCCCACGCCGCCAGCGAAACCGTATCCCACTTCGAAGAGCTGGCTCGCTACGCCCGCAGCTACGGATTCAAAAATAACCGTATCGCTGTGGGGAGGGAAAGGATATTGCTCGATTTTTAGGGGGGGAGTAGTTTTGCTTTGTTGGGGGGCGTTGGGGGCATGCGCGGCGAGCGCTCTGAAGAAAATAAAGCAGGGCTTGTCCTTTGAGAGGTGGCTTTTGTGCCCTGCGGGCACGGGAGCCCTTTTTTATTTGTTGTTTGGGCCGCCTCCGGCGGGGGATGGGGCGCTGGGGGCATGCGCGGCGAGCGCTCTGAAGAAAACAAAGCAGGGTTTGTTCTTTGAGAGGTGGTCTCTGTGCCCTGCGGGCACGGAGGCTTTTCTTTTTCTGTTGTTTGGCCGCCTCCGGCGGGGGCAAGGCGGGGCCGGTTATGGGGCTGCGCCCCCTTCTCGGCCCCCCTTGCATCCCCCCCGAAGCACCCCGCTTGGGTTTTCCAGCTTCCGACATTTCGCGAGGGCTGCGCGGCTATTGCTGCGGGAGCTTCCTCGCTTCGCTCGGCGATCTCCCTGCGCGCCACGCAATGCCATTGTACGCCTTCGCGTTGGATGAAAGGCCGGGGGCGTCGCATTAATAGTGGGAAGTCTCAGGAATGGCGGTTTGTTGTCGGGGAAAAGCGCGTTGTGATGAAGGATCTGAACTTTGAGGCCGATTTTTTAAGATGCGTGGGTAATGCTCTGTTGGTGTTGAGGGTTGCATAGAGGTGCGGCAGAGGCAATGCTGTCTCAATTTGAGCACGGCGAAAATCCTTCGGGCGAACAACCGATCTCTAACAATCAAGCGTCATTCCTGCGACTTCTTGCAACAAACCGACGCCTTCGACCTCTCATCCAACGCAAAGTCGTACGCTGGCATTGCGCGGCGCGCAGGGAGATCACCGAGCGTAGCGAGGAAGCTCCCGGAGCGACAGCCGCGCAGCCCTCGTGGAATGGTGGGATATGGAAGGCCCTTGAAGGCCAGTCCGTGGGAGTGTGGGATATACGACAAACCCAGCGGGGTCGTCCGGGGGGAGTGCAGAGGGGGCCTCGGAGGGGCGGCAGCCCCTAACAGGCCCCCATCTGCCGCCCGCCGCGCAGGCGGCCCAAACTACAATAAAGAAAAGCCCTCGTGCCCGCAGGGCACACAAGCCACCTCTCAAAGGACAAGCCCTGCTATTTTTTCTTCAAAAGCGCTCGCCGCGCATGCCCTCGCTACGCCGTCTCGCCGCGCAGGCGGCCCAAACTAAAATAAAGAATAGCCGTCGTGCCTGCAGGGCACAGCAACCACCATTCAAACGGCAAGCCCTGTTTTACTTTCTTCAAAAGCGCTCGCCGCGCAAGCTCTCGCTACGCCGTCTCGCCGCGCAGGCGGCCCAAACTACAATAAAGAAAAGCCCTCGTGCCCGCAGGGCACACAAGCCACCTCTCAATGGACAAGCCCTGCTATCTTTTCTTCAAAGCGCCCGCCGCGTATACCCCCGCTACGCCACCCCGCCGCGCAGGCGGCCCAAACTACAATAAAGAAAAGCCCCCGTGCCTGCAGGGCACACAAGCCACCTTTCAAAGGGCAAGCCCTGTTTTGATTTCTTCAGAGCGTAAGCCCCATAACCCCCTAAAACCGCAATAATATCCTCGTTTTTACCAGCGTCCTATTTCCTAAATAAAAACGCTATTTGCAGCTATGCGAAAAGACAGTGTTTTTTTAAACACCCTGTTGACAAGGTTCTGTATTTTTGAAATTCATACAAAGAATAGTAATCCTTCTTTCTCTCTGAGAAACAAGGGTGCTATTCTTACCAAACCACACAGGATTACGTCCATGCACACCGGGACAGCCCGGGCCGTGCCCCAGCAGGAGTTACAATGAAAAACCGCGGCGTATATGCCGGGCTCGTTCTGGCGGGCCTGTTGCTTGTTTTTGGCGTATGGGTGCTGTCATTTTTTGACACGACGCTTTCGATCAAAAGGGTGGCCATGGACTCGGAAGTCGCGGCCAAGCGGGTGGCCCTGCCATCGGGGCAGGCGCTGTTCAATCCGCCCAGGCCCGAGGACGCGCCCGAAAGCATCCGTGAAGAAGTCATGCTGGGCTACAAGATCATGACGGAAACCAGCAAATACGCCTGGCAATATGTCGGCAATGGCAAGGACAGC
This DNA window, taken from Desulfovibrio sp., encodes the following:
- a CDS encoding bifunctional riboflavin kinase/FAD synthetase, coding for MNIAHSIEELSFIEASGLTIGNFDGVHLGHQALIRHTLDVCAGEKLTPVVMTFWPHPRQVVMPQREHMPLTTREERFALLEALGVEHVLELPFTPELAAHDANSFVREFLAPLHLRHLIVGYDFSLGRDRGGHVETLHRLGADAGFCVEQLQPVVVDGTVVSSTTLRALIGEGNVREAARLLGRFHGFSGVVVHGDGRGAGLGFPTANLARPQVVIPTEGVYATLATPADADGHTWPAVTCIGRKPTFGDNDLTVETFLLEGGRDFYGQAMRLDFVDHLRGEKRFDSVEALKAQIAADVDHARRILAAFIRL
- a CDS encoding histidinol-phosphatase; the encoded protein is MIRADLHNHTLAAHGRDTVAAMYEAAKGSHLEWYGLSEHSPLPPGYACPLYTGDLTVTFPAYVDAVLALKESAPPEGPRVLLGMELDWLPVNVPWMRKVLGHYPFDYVIGGLHYVQDVPVGSPRSWGEGLALPQRFARYDAYYEEMARLAASGLVDVVAHPDFIKACCYDDFQAWLKQPGSLDLIAGALTAMRDSDTAMEVSSAGLRKPFHEPYPGPAIMEIAADLGLTISFGSDAHAASETVSHFEELARYARSYGFKNNRIAVGRERILLDF